The following coding sequences are from one Rhipicephalus microplus isolate Deutch F79 chromosome 3, USDA_Rmic, whole genome shotgun sequence window:
- the LOC142802845 gene encoding uncharacterized protein LOC142802845, with amino-acid sequence MCSRVGAVSAARVGRGIRCTEKPGEDFQVVLPQLPSGDSVLHTVFLHGNLKARPYRVEHVRDSLARLSLLPEVVALGAYQMNHVWAVTFKDDEGKKKMLAAESFDLKDHRCMVVDPRDRGVRLKLYWLLHGVPDEAVRVALTPYGKVTEISRDKWKVQGCNDKGSTTRSVTLRLHAGVSVDDLPHQLRVAEDMALVVIPGRAPLCLRCRAIGHIRRDCRVPRCGVCRRYGHDDAHCVRSYASIAGPGQTDEVSEHLMDAVDAEEASREDGYTEGPATPPEQSSGAALESTNKGDKHSGAPGTNLDTAAVENDATAASKSSSAAREGGPEATDAEMSKAGAIAFKRARETPDPKVGNDDAVRE; translated from the coding sequence ATGTGCTCCCGCGTAGGGGCGGTTTCAGCGGCCCGTGTGGGCCGCGGTATCAGGTGTACCGAAAAGCCAGGCGAAGATTTCCAGGTTGTTCTGCCTCAGCTGCCTtcaggtgattccgttttgcacacggtttttttgcacggaaacttgaaagccaggccatatcgagtggagcatgtccgagacagccttgctcgtctttcgctgctgccggaagtggttgccctaggggcataccaaatgaatcatgtatgggcagtgacgttcaaggatgatgagggtaaaaagaagatgctggcggcggagtcttttgatctaaaggaccatcgctgtatggtggttgacccccgtgatcgaggtgtgcggctgaagttgtactggcttcttcatggcgtgccggacgaggctgtgcgagtcgccttaacgccctacggaaaagtgaccgagataagcagagataaatggaaggtgcagggttgcaatgataaaggttcaaccacgcggtcggtcacgctgaggctacacgcgggcgtgtccgtggacgacctgccacaccaactgCGAGTTGCGGAGGATATGGCGCTCGTCGTAATTCCAGGCAGAGCACCGCTATGCCTCCGATGCCGGGCTATCGGACACATTCGACGGGATTGCCGCGTGCCGCGCTGTGGGGTCTGTCGTCGCTATGGCCACGATGACGCCCACTGTGTGAGGTCGTACGCCAGCATTGCGGGCCCAGGCCAAACAGACGAAGTGTCTGAACACCTGATGGATGCCGTGGATGCCGAAGAAGCGAGCAGGGAAGACGGTTATACGGAAGGCCCTGCCACGCCCCCTGAACAGTCTTCTGGGGCCGCACTGGAATCTACCAATAAAGGCGACAAGCACTCTGGTGCGCCAGGAACGAATTTAGACACGGCAGCAGTAGAGAACGACGCTACAGCAGCGAGCAAGTCAtcttcagctgcgcgagagggcggcccggaagcaacggacgccgagatgtccaaggccggtgctatcgcttttaagcgagctcgtgaaacacctgacc